A genome region from Prionailurus viverrinus isolate Anna chromosome A3, UM_Priviv_1.0, whole genome shotgun sequence includes the following:
- the MMP24OS gene encoding protein MMP24OS, with translation MGARLSGGQGAPEPVQAQPQPQPGAPEAPERPQPEPSPWGPLDDVRFLITCTSWY, from the coding sequence ATGGGTGCTCGGCTGAGCGGCGGCCAGGGCGCCCCAGAGCCCGTgcaggcccagccccagccccaacccGGGGCGCCTGAGGCCCCTGAGCGGCCCCAGCCTGAACCCAGTCCCTGGGGGCCACTGGACGATGTGCGCTTCCTCATCACCTGCACCTCCTGGTACTGA